The following DNA comes from Streptomyces pristinaespiralis.
CGGCGCGCGACCTCGTCGAGGCGGTGCACCTGGAACCGGGCGACTGCCCTCCGGCGGTCGAGCACGCCGCCTACCGCATCGTCCAGGAAGGGCTGACCAACATCCGTCGGCATGCCCCCGGCGCCGCCGCCCGTGTGACGGTGCGCCGCACCGGCCCCTCCCTGCTCGTCGCCGTGCACAACGACCCGCCGCCCGGCCCCTGTCCGCCCCCTGACCCCGGCGGTCACGGCCTTTCCGGCCTGCGCACCCGCACGGCGGCCCTCGGGGGCACCCTCACGGCCGGCCCGACCCCTGCCGGCGGCTTCGCCCTTGCCGCGACACTGCCGGTGCCGGCGGCCCCCGCTGCGTGAGCGGAACCCGCCGGTGCCCGGACGGGACCGGGCTCGGCGCAACGACCGCAACGACCCGGCCCCTGACCTCGAGCCCGGTGACACCGTGCCGTGGGTGTCCCGTTCGCCCGCGCGCCCGGGCGCTGCCCGGCGTGGAGACGGAAGGCGACGCGGTGACGCGTCGAAGGTGGTGTTCAACGGCGCACGCCCCGGCTGCCTGACCGCCGGCCGGGGCGTGCGTCGTGCGTGGTCAGCGCGGGACGCGGACCACGCCTTCCTGGATGACCGAGATCGCCAGCTGCCCGTCCTGGGTGTAGATACGGGCCTGGCCCAGGCCCCGGCCGCCGGAGGCGGACGGTGACTGCTGGTCGTACAGGAGCCATTCGTCGGCCCGGAACGGCCGGTGGAACCACATCGCGTGGTCCAGCGACGCTCCCACGACGTCCCCGACCGCCCAGCCGCCCCGCCCGTGGGCGAGCAGGACCGAGTCGAGCAGCGTCATGTCGGAGACGTACGTCGCGAGACAGACGTGCAGCAGGGAGTCGTCGGCGAGCTTGCCGTTCGCGCGGAACCAGACCTGGGAACGCGGCTCGCGCGGCCGGCCCGCCGTGGCGTACGGCGGCTCGTCCACGTAACGGAGGTCGACCGCCGCGCGTGCCTCGAGGAGCCGGTCCACCACGCCGGGGTCGACGAAGCGGTCCGCGTAGCGCGGGAGCAGCTCGGCGGCCGTCGGCAGCGATTCCGGGTCCGGCGCGTCGGGCATCTCCGCCTGGTGCTCCAGGCCCTCCTCGGGCGTCTGGAACGACGCGGAGAGGTGGAAGATCGGCTGGCCGTGCTGCACCGCGACCACCCGGCGGGTCGTGAACGACCGTCCGTCGCGGATGCGGTCGACCGTGTAGACGATCGGGGCGCCCGGGTCGCCCATGCGCAGGAAGTACGAGTGCAGGGAGTGCGCGGTGCGGTCCGCCGGGGCCGTCCGGCCCGCGGCGACCAGCGCCTGCGCGGCGACCTGGCCGCCGAAGACGCGGGGGACCACGGCCGAACGGGAACTTCCCCGGAAGATGTTCTGCTCGATCTGCTCCAGGTCGAGCAGATCGAGCAGTTCGTCGAGCGCTTGGTTCACGTCAGGGAACCTACAGGCCCATCGACTTGGCGATGATGGACTTCATGACCTCGCTGGTGCCGCCGTAGATGCGGTTGACGCGGTTGTCGGCGTACAGGCGGGCGATCGGGTACTCGTTCATGTAGCCGTAGCCGCCGTGCAGCTGGAGGCAGCGGTCGATCACGCGGTGGGCGACCTCGGTGCAGAACAGCTTCGCGGAAGCGGCCTCGGCGGCGGTCAGCTCGCCGGCGTCCAGCGCTTCCAGCGCGCGGTCGGCGACGGCCTCCGCGGCGTCCACCTCTGCCTGGCAGGCGGCCAGCTCGAACTTGGTGTTCTGGAACGAGGCGACCGGCTTGCCGAAGACCGTGCGGTCGGTCACGTACTGCTGGGCGAACCGGACGGCGGCCTTGGCCTGGGCGTACGCGCCGAACGCGATGCCCCAGCGCTCGGACGGCAGGTTCTGGCCGAGG
Coding sequences within:
- the tesB gene encoding acyl-CoA thioesterase II, whose protein sequence is MNQALDELLDLLDLEQIEQNIFRGSSRSAVVPRVFGGQVAAQALVAAGRTAPADRTAHSLHSYFLRMGDPGAPIVYTVDRIRDGRSFTTRRVVAVQHGQPIFHLSASFQTPEEGLEHQAEMPDAPDPESLPTAAELLPRYADRFVDPGVVDRLLEARAAVDLRYVDEPPYATAGRPREPRSQVWFRANGKLADDSLLHVCLATYVSDMTLLDSVLLAHGRGGWAVGDVVGASLDHAMWFHRPFRADEWLLYDQQSPSASGGRGLGQARIYTQDGQLAISVIQEGVVRVPR